The genome window GCTAGTTAAAGAGGAAATTAGCTTTATTTCCTTTTTGCCACTTACTAAATAAAGAAAATTTTAAGAAAAGAATAGTAAAATAATTTTATAACTAATTAAGGTTTAGAATGACTATTTTTCCTGTAGATTCTGTAAGTGAAAACTCAATAATTTCAACTTCTTTAGAAAAATCAAAATATTTTGTAGTTTATAATAAAAATAGTATAAAAATTGAACCAAATCCGAGTACCTATGGAGTTGAATTAATTCAATGGCTTAATGATAAGGGTGTAAGCTCAATTATAATTAAAGAGATGGAAATAAATCCATATAATAAATTAAAAAATTCTCGTATAAAAATATATCA of Arcobacter arenosus contains these proteins:
- a CDS encoding NifB/NifX family molybdenum-iron cluster-binding protein, whose product is MTIFPVDSVSENSIISTSLEKSKYFVVYNKNSIKIEPNPSTYGVELIQWLNDKGVSSIIIKEMEINPYNKLKNSRIKIYHVGDKAKKINEIINSFKNKKLELLNNDRMLEIVKLHEGRM